The following proteins come from a genomic window of Candidatus Hydrogenedentota bacterium:
- the folK gene encoding 2-amino-4-hydroxy-6-hydroxymethyldihydropteridine diphosphokinase, translated as MDKPNKRTEAIVSVGSNIEPELNIPQAMTLLRDFVDLEAVSTFYRTAPLGRPEQPAFLNGVCLLETEGSPRWLKFEVLRHIESELGRERTTDKFAPRSIDLDIALFGEEIVQEPGLRVPDPDIRERPFLALPIYELRPETVLPDTGEALADIVAVLPETGMVADTRFTDLLRARLLL; from the coding sequence GTGGATAAGCCGAATAAACGTACAGAAGCTATCGTATCCGTCGGGTCGAATATTGAACCTGAACTGAACATCCCTCAAGCGATGACGCTTCTCCGTGACTTCGTGGATCTGGAAGCAGTCTCCACCTTCTATCGCACCGCGCCATTGGGCCGCCCGGAACAGCCCGCCTTCCTCAACGGGGTCTGCCTCTTGGAAACGGAAGGCTCGCCCCGATGGCTAAAGTTCGAAGTATTGCGCCATATCGAATCCGAATTGGGCCGAGAACGAACGACTGACAAATTTGCCCCACGCTCCATCGACCTCGATATCGCCCTGTTCGGCGAAGAAATCGTGCAGGAGCCCGGTCTGCGCGTTCCCGATCCCGACATCCGCGAGCGTCCGTTTCTGGCCCTTCCCATTTACGAATTGCGTCCTGAGACTGTCCTTCCGGACACGGGAGAAGCACTGGCCGATATTGTGGCCGTTCTGCCTGAGACCGGCATGGTAGCCGATACACGGTTCACCGATTTGTTGAGAGCGAGGTTGTTGCTATGA
- a CDS encoding SDR family oxidoreductase produces the protein MSLALGREGVNVAVHYGASRSDAESLVKELRETGVTASCLQANLAELDQAKALYAKAESLVGPISIVVNNASVFPESSLATFEPEDLYANVDVHALAPLLIVRELKASGRRGSVLNFLDAMIADYDRKHAAYHLSKRMMYSLTRMMAMEFAPQLRVNGIAPGLILPPEGKDESYLTSLAHSNPLNTHGNVEDIVEAALFLLKSDFVTGQVIYVDGGRNLRGNMYG, from the coding sequence GTGTCGTTGGCATTGGGCCGCGAAGGGGTCAATGTCGCGGTGCACTACGGTGCTTCGAGGAGCGATGCAGAGTCCTTGGTCAAGGAACTGCGTGAAACCGGAGTGACCGCGAGCTGCCTTCAGGCCAATCTTGCGGAGTTGGACCAAGCCAAAGCGCTGTACGCCAAAGCGGAGTCTCTGGTTGGCCCCATATCGATTGTCGTCAACAACGCGTCGGTATTTCCGGAATCGTCGTTGGCGACATTCGAGCCCGAAGACCTCTATGCCAATGTCGATGTTCACGCTTTGGCTCCGCTTCTAATCGTACGTGAATTGAAGGCGAGTGGACGGCGTGGGAGCGTACTGAATTTTCTGGACGCCATGATTGCCGACTACGACCGAAAGCACGCCGCGTATCACCTGAGCAAGCGCATGATGTATTCGCTGACTCGAATGATGGCCATGGAATTCGCCCCGCAACTGCGCGTCAACGGAATTGCGCCAGGCCTGATACTTCCTCCGGAAGGCAAGGACGAGAGTTACCTGACGTCGCTGGCGCACAGCAATCCGCTGAACACGCACGGCAACGTCGAAGATATTGTTGAAGCCGCGTTATTTTTGTTGAAGAGCGATTTTGTTACCGGTCAAGTGATATACGTTGACGGAGGACGCAACCTGCGAGGAAACATGTATGGATAA
- a CDS encoding 2-oxoacid:acceptor oxidoreductase family protein → MGNNGKPCKSVTEVRISGYGGQGVVLAGLLLGKAAALHDGKCAVFTQSYGPEARGGASCADVVVADDPIDYPLVSRADILVTLFQEAYVRFRPTLKPEGTLILESDLVHPHESIGRYYPIRATKMAEDLGRKVVANVITLGFLVGLTGVVSREAAEAAIRDTVKPKTIDLNLRAFDAGFALAEKGA, encoded by the coding sequence ATGGGAAATAACGGGAAGCCTTGCAAGAGCGTCACTGAGGTCCGCATCAGCGGATACGGTGGCCAGGGCGTGGTGCTAGCTGGGCTGCTTCTGGGCAAGGCGGCGGCCTTGCACGACGGCAAGTGTGCGGTATTCACGCAGTCCTACGGACCAGAAGCTCGCGGCGGGGCTTCGTGCGCGGATGTAGTGGTTGCAGATGATCCGATCGATTACCCGCTCGTGTCCCGAGCGGACATTCTGGTGACGCTCTTTCAAGAGGCCTATGTGAGGTTTCGTCCTACGCTTAAGCCCGAAGGTACGCTGATTCTCGAGTCCGATCTTGTGCATCCGCACGAATCCATTGGTCGATACTACCCGATTCGAGCAACAAAGATGGCAGAAGACCTCGGCAGGAAAGTCGTGGCCAATGTAATCACGCTGGGCTTTCTGGTGGGGCTCACAGGCGTTGTTTCACGTGAGGCGGCGGAGGCCGCCATTCGCGATACGGTAAAGCCCAAGACGATCGATTTGAATCTGCGCGCGTTCGATGCGGGTTTTGCCTTGGCGGAAAAGGGAGCTTAG
- the folE gene encoding GTP cyclohydrolase I FolE, translating into MNIKRVEELIRELLVEIGEDPDREGLRKTPQRVALAYKDLTAGYRESLRKTINDAVFESPANNMIISRDIELYSLCEHHILPFFGYCHIGYIARKKVLGLSKLSRIVDYHARRLQIQERLTAEIARTIMDVTKAEGVGVVLECRHMCMMMRGVEKQNSIMTTSSVLGSFHDEEATRMEFLNLIGRRLP; encoded by the coding sequence ATGAATATCAAACGTGTTGAAGAACTGATCCGCGAACTTCTCGTTGAAATTGGCGAAGACCCCGATCGAGAAGGACTTCGAAAGACGCCTCAGCGAGTGGCGTTGGCCTACAAGGATCTCACGGCGGGATATCGCGAGAGTCTGCGAAAGACGATCAACGACGCCGTATTCGAATCGCCCGCGAACAACATGATCATCTCGCGCGACATCGAACTCTATAGCCTCTGCGAACACCACATTCTGCCGTTCTTCGGATACTGTCATATCGGCTACATCGCGCGGAAGAAGGTACTCGGGTTAAGTAAACTCTCCAGAATCGTCGACTACCACGCCAGACGGCTGCAGATTCAGGAGCGACTCACTGCTGAAATCGCGCGGACCATCATGGACGTAACCAAAGCCGAGGGCGTTGGGGTGGTTCTCGAATGCCGGCACATGTGCATGATGATGCGTGGCGTGGAGAAGCAGAACTCGATCATGACGACTTCTTCAGTGCTGGGAAGCTTTCACGACGAGGAGGCAACCCGCATGGAATTCTTGAATCTAATTGGGCGCCGTCTGCCGTAA
- a CDS encoding 2-oxoacid:ferredoxin oxidoreductase subunit beta, which yields MSVAAVQKEVHVNAHPSDQLMRAERLPHILCPGCGIGSVIHCYVDAVAASGIPVNRHVCVSGIGCSGRAAGYVNVDSYHTTHGRSVPFALGIAVYNPELHVTVISGDGDLTSIGGNHFIHAARRSVSLLVLCINNFNYGMTGGQAGPTTPLSALSSTTPFGCWERPFNLPHLAHAVGASYVARWTVLHVRQLRNSILRGMQKEGFRFIEILSPCPTGFGRPNDIGDGLMEMQNYLRRCEVRNEPHLHDIDIDLTHADSPIIVGDFVDIDRPSFRPIISGPVPETRPAEAWAMVKATQIKEEPNGK from the coding sequence ATGAGTGTTGCCGCTGTTCAGAAGGAAGTTCATGTCAATGCCCATCCCTCCGACCAGCTTATGCGCGCGGAGAGGCTTCCCCATATTCTATGTCCGGGGTGCGGGATCGGCTCGGTGATTCACTGTTACGTGGATGCTGTTGCCGCCTCCGGCATTCCGGTTAATCGTCACGTGTGTGTTTCGGGGATCGGATGCAGCGGGCGCGCGGCGGGTTACGTCAACGTTGATTCGTATCACACGACACACGGACGTAGTGTGCCGTTTGCATTGGGCATTGCGGTCTATAACCCTGAATTGCACGTTACGGTCATCAGCGGTGATGGAGACCTGACGTCGATCGGCGGGAACCATTTCATCCATGCCGCGCGCCGCAGCGTCTCTCTGCTGGTACTGTGCATAAACAACTTCAATTACGGTATGACGGGCGGCCAAGCCGGTCCAACCACGCCCCTCAGTGCCCTTTCCAGCACAACTCCGTTTGGATGTTGGGAACGTCCGTTCAATCTCCCCCACCTTGCGCATGCTGTAGGCGCGTCTTACGTGGCGCGTTGGACGGTCCTGCATGTGCGCCAACTCCGCAATTCGATCTTGCGCGGCATGCAGAAAGAGGGGTTCCGGTTTATCGAAATCCTTTCGCCGTGTCCGACGGGTTTTGGCCGTCCGAACGATATCGGAGACGGTCTTATGGAGATGCAGAATTACCTTCGACGTTGCGAAGTGCGTAATGAGCCGCATTTGCACGATATCGACATCGATTTGACGCATGCCGACAGCCCCATCATCGTCGGAGACTTTGTTGACATCGACCGTCCGTCATTCCGCCCGATCATCTCAGGTCCCGTGCCAGAGACGCGGCCCGCGGAAGCGTGGGCTATGGTGAAGGCGACGCAAATCAAAGAGGAACCGAATGGGAAATAA
- a CDS encoding FAD-dependent oxidoreductase produces MDRAVLVIGAGMAGLRAALDLAKNGVHVVLVDQEPVIGGVMAARLADKSETFDFAHATELPRVDEVAKNPKIEVLTLTHVDRVLGEPGAFEVSLTKRARMVNDKCTRCNRCHAVCPVVVPNQFYSGLSHRKAIYTPFFEAYPSNYVIDLNSCLNKPPNYLPCARCAEACEDHAIQFSMPLEEKLTRTVSAVILASGFRMGEPEPLQRHGYGTHPDILTSMELERLITPGGPTGGFAEKPSNNGSPDRVLFVMTDASPFSTSCAAAQCDRLTQQGVNAITVLHPKVTSRGESFRDFWMRVAHRKVTLADGELERISPSDDGTFRVRYKLTGDLMSAAQDFDLVVFTTPVLPPDSLPKTAEALGIELDVDGFVKQGNRDWGPNATTRLGVYVAGCVSRPKDIRDSIAESKSAAVCAMRHVERSVFDQEELLGTVQHSGVMINGRWLTEEELRQRVEGFLSQIMGVQSQERQ; encoded by the coding sequence ATGGATCGGGCTGTGCTGGTAATTGGAGCAGGCATGGCCGGCCTGCGCGCCGCGCTGGACCTCGCCAAGAACGGGGTACACGTGGTGCTTGTCGATCAGGAACCGGTTATTGGCGGCGTGATGGCTGCCCGGCTCGCCGACAAATCGGAGACTTTCGATTTCGCGCATGCCACGGAACTTCCGCGCGTTGATGAAGTGGCCAAGAACCCCAAGATTGAAGTTTTGACTCTTACGCACGTCGATCGTGTGCTGGGAGAGCCCGGGGCTTTTGAAGTGTCGTTGACCAAGAGAGCCCGCATGGTTAACGACAAGTGCACGCGATGCAACCGGTGTCATGCGGTCTGTCCCGTGGTAGTCCCGAATCAGTTCTACTCGGGTCTGAGTCATCGGAAGGCAATCTACACGCCTTTCTTCGAGGCCTATCCGTCCAATTATGTCATCGATCTCAATAGTTGTTTGAACAAGCCGCCGAATTACCTGCCGTGCGCGCGTTGCGCCGAAGCGTGTGAAGACCACGCCATCCAATTCAGCATGCCTCTCGAAGAGAAGCTGACGCGCACGGTCAGCGCGGTTATTCTCGCCTCCGGCTTTCGCATGGGGGAACCGGAACCATTGCAGCGGCACGGGTATGGAACGCATCCCGATATTCTCACATCGATGGAGCTTGAGCGCCTCATCACGCCAGGCGGGCCAACCGGCGGTTTTGCGGAAAAGCCTTCCAACAACGGTTCTCCCGATAGAGTGCTCTTCGTTATGACCGACGCGTCTCCCTTTTCGACCTCGTGCGCCGCGGCGCAGTGCGATCGATTGACGCAGCAAGGCGTGAACGCGATAACCGTGCTGCATCCCAAGGTGACGTCCCGCGGAGAGTCGTTTCGCGATTTCTGGATGCGCGTTGCACATCGAAAAGTAACTCTCGCTGACGGCGAACTGGAGCGAATCAGTCCTAGTGACGACGGCACGTTTCGCGTACGCTATAAGTTGACCGGAGACCTGATGAGCGCCGCGCAAGACTTCGATCTCGTGGTGTTCACGACACCCGTTCTGCCTCCGGATTCGTTGCCCAAGACCGCAGAGGCACTTGGAATCGAACTTGATGTGGACGGATTCGTTAAGCAAGGCAATCGCGATTGGGGCCCCAATGCCACGACGCGTCTAGGCGTCTACGTGGCGGGATGCGTATCGCGTCCCAAGGACATCCGTGACAGCATTGCGGAGAGCAAATCCGCTGCCGTGTGCGCGATGCGCCACGTCGAGCGTTCGGTCTTCGATCAGGAAGAACTGCTGGGCACGGTGCAGCACAGCGGCGTCATGATCAACGGACGCTGGCTTACCGAGGAGGAATTGCGCCAACGCGTGGAAGGATTCCTGTCCCAGATCATGGGCGTGCAATCACAGGAGCGCCAATAG
- the folB gene encoding dihydroneopterin aldolase has translation MDNQARDKIHIRDLMCRCIVGINDDERINKQDVIINITMYVDLDAACTSDRIEDTVDYKATKQAILGLVEQSSFFLVERLAQRVAEVCLENSKVEAVTVAIDKPGALRFARSVAVEIHRERKRG, from the coding sequence ATGGATAATCAAGCTCGCGACAAGATCCATATACGCGACCTCATGTGCCGCTGCATTGTCGGTATTAATGACGACGAGCGTATCAACAAGCAGGACGTCATCATCAACATCACCATGTACGTCGACCTTGATGCAGCATGTACCAGTGATCGTATAGAGGATACGGTCGACTACAAAGCGACAAAGCAGGCCATATTGGGGTTGGTCGAACAGTCGAGTTTCTTCCTTGTGGAGCGCTTGGCGCAGCGCGTGGCCGAAGTGTGTCTTGAAAATTCCAAAGTGGAAGCGGTGACCGTGGCCATCGACAAACCGGGCGCGCTGCGCTTTGCGCGAAGTGTTGCCGTCGAGATCCACCGGGAGCGGAAGCGTGGATAA
- a CDS encoding 4Fe-4S dicluster domain-containing protein, which translates to MSAPQRAPIDLAYAHVSHGQVYVIPNRCKGCKFCIEFCPKHVLDYSEEINEKGYHFPVVAKGKEAECIHCRFCDLVCPELAIFTREIEATPAILGDNSA; encoded by the coding sequence ATGAGCGCCCCTCAACGTGCGCCCATTGATTTGGCATATGCTCATGTATCGCATGGGCAGGTCTATGTCATTCCCAACCGCTGCAAAGGGTGCAAATTCTGCATTGAGTTCTGCCCCAAGCACGTCCTGGATTATTCCGAGGAAATCAACGAAAAAGGCTATCACTTCCCGGTAGTAGCGAAAGGCAAAGAAGCCGAATGCATTCACTGCCGGTTCTGCGATTTGGTGTGCCCAGAGTTGGCCATATTTACGCGCGAGATTGAAGCCACGCCCGCGATCCTCGGAGACAATAGTGCCTAG
- a CDS encoding 2-oxoacid:acceptor oxidoreductase subunit alpha: protein MVGDHACAEGALAAGLDFYAGYPITPSTEVMEHLADRLPRVGSKFVQMEDEIASIAAIIGASAAGARSMTATSGPGFSLMMENIGLAAMMEVPVVIVDVMRASPSTGLPTSVGQADVLQVRWGSHGDYGIAAYAPCSPQECFDLTIAAFNTANRYRIPTFVMMDEIVGHMTERVVIPDEADLPRMGRPRPETAPGEAPFLPYGLTEGLVPPMAHAGEGYKVHMTGLTHDERGYPLLNAAAHEKLVRRLVDKVRLNADEILRYEEIMVDDADTVVVAFGCTARSARRAVALARADGIKAGLLRPVTLWPFPENRVRRLLQLGNVKKFVVPEINLGQICREVERLTALPVLRINRAGGAMITPEIIVEGIVG, encoded by the coding sequence ATGGTGGGAGACCACGCCTGCGCGGAAGGCGCCTTGGCGGCAGGTCTCGATTTCTACGCGGGTTACCCAATCACGCCCTCCACAGAGGTTATGGAACATCTGGCGGACCGCCTTCCACGAGTGGGCAGCAAGTTCGTGCAGATGGAAGACGAAATCGCCAGCATCGCAGCAATTATTGGCGCTTCGGCGGCAGGGGCGCGCTCGATGACGGCCACGTCTGGGCCGGGCTTTAGCCTCATGATGGAGAACATCGGACTGGCCGCAATGATGGAGGTGCCGGTTGTCATCGTTGACGTCATGAGAGCCTCCCCCTCGACCGGATTGCCCACGTCCGTTGGACAAGCGGATGTCTTGCAGGTGCGTTGGGGATCCCACGGCGACTATGGAATCGCTGCATATGCGCCTTGCTCTCCCCAAGAGTGCTTCGACCTGACGATAGCGGCCTTCAATACGGCGAACCGGTACCGAATCCCCACCTTCGTCATGATGGACGAGATTGTCGGCCATATGACCGAACGCGTCGTGATACCAGATGAAGCGGATTTGCCGCGCATGGGACGCCCGCGCCCCGAGACCGCGCCCGGCGAAGCGCCGTTTTTGCCTTACGGACTAACCGAAGGTCTTGTCCCTCCAATGGCCCATGCGGGCGAAGGGTACAAAGTCCACATGACGGGCCTGACGCACGACGAACGCGGGTACCCGCTCTTGAATGCCGCGGCGCATGAGAAGTTGGTTCGCCGCCTTGTCGACAAAGTCAGACTCAACGCTGACGAGATTCTTCGGTATGAAGAAATTATGGTCGACGATGCCGATACCGTTGTAGTTGCATTCGGTTGTACGGCGCGCTCAGCGCGCCGCGCTGTGGCATTGGCGCGTGCAGACGGAATTAAAGCCGGTTTGCTTCGCCCGGTCACGCTCTGGCCATTCCCGGAGAACCGTGTGCGTCGCTTACTGCAATTGGGAAACGTAAAGAAGTTTGTCGTGCCTGAAATCAACTTGGGACAGATTTGTAGAGAGGTCGAGCGATTGACCGCTTTACCGGTGCTGCGAATTAACCGTGCTGGCGGCGCCATGATTACCCCCGAGATCATTGTGGAGGGAATTGTCGGATGA
- a CDS encoding serine protease: MPRLVWSIPLLCAMICAGFAMPAGADELADKGRAILEANRDNVVTVRLVIKQQFAMQGMSQDNESKSEISGTIIDPSGLTVVALSALDPSQMLQTMMESMGRDDEGFKISSQVTDLKLLFRDGTEIPGQVVLRDKDLDLGFIRPKDKVAQPMKFLDLSKSSTPSILDPVITVTRLGRVAGREYAVAIERVESIVSKPRTFYVPGNDPTSTGMGSPVFSLDGSVIGFMVVRQIKGGDDDGGGFFGMMNGAGQGNTMGIIVTTADVAEVAKQAPEKAEEPPAEEQPQAAPEEGEKPSDAPAEPPADAPKEEPAASPQA, from the coding sequence ATGCCTCGTTTAGTGTGGTCGATTCCGCTGCTGTGCGCGATGATATGTGCTGGATTTGCGATGCCAGCGGGAGCCGATGAACTTGCCGATAAGGGACGCGCCATTCTTGAAGCAAACCGCGATAACGTCGTGACGGTGCGGTTGGTCATCAAGCAGCAGTTCGCGATGCAGGGCATGTCTCAGGATAACGAGAGCAAGTCCGAGATCAGCGGCACCATCATTGACCCCTCGGGATTGACGGTCGTGGCTCTAAGCGCTCTCGATCCTTCGCAGATGCTCCAGACCATGATGGAATCCATGGGGCGCGACGATGAAGGGTTCAAGATTAGCAGCCAGGTGACGGACTTGAAGCTTCTTTTCAGAGACGGGACCGAAATCCCAGGGCAAGTGGTTCTGCGCGACAAGGATCTCGACTTGGGGTTCATTCGCCCCAAAGATAAAGTGGCACAGCCCATGAAGTTTCTGGATCTCTCCAAGAGTTCCACGCCCTCCATTCTCGATCCCGTGATCACGGTCACGCGGTTGGGTCGCGTCGCCGGCCGCGAATACGCGGTTGCCATCGAACGCGTCGAGTCGATCGTCTCGAAACCCAGAACGTTCTACGTGCCGGGTAACGATCCTACCAGCACGGGAATGGGGTCGCCCGTATTCTCTCTGGACGGGTCGGTCATCGGCTTCATGGTAGTCCGCCAGATCAAGGGTGGTGACGACGACGGTGGTGGATTCTTCGGGATGATGAACGGGGCCGGTCAGGGCAACACGATGGGTATCATCGTGACGACCGCCGATGTTGCAGAAGTCGCAAAGCAGGCGCCGGAGAAGGCGGAAGAGCCACCTGCCGAAGAGCAACCCCAGGCTGCTCCCGAGGAAGGTGAGAAGCCTTCAGATGCACCTGCCGAGCCTCCCGCGGATGCACCCAAAGAGGAACCGGCTGCATCGCCTCAAGCCTAG